In Struthio camelus isolate bStrCam1 chromosome 13, bStrCam1.hap1, whole genome shotgun sequence, the following are encoded in one genomic region:
- the SLC34A1 gene encoding sodium-dependent phosphate transport protein 2A isoform X6 — protein MFGFLYLFVCSLDVLSSAFQLAGGKVAGDIFKDNAILSNPVAGLVVGILVTVLVQSSSTSTSIIVSMVSSGLLEVRSAIPIIMGSNIGTSVTNTIVALMQAGDRSEFKRAFAGATVHDCFNWLSVLVLLPLEVVSGYLHHVTHLVVATFNIRSGKDAPDLLKIITEPFTRLIIQLDKSVITGIATGDESLRNRSLIRMWCGQAPPQTPAVGLGAPPNCTAPGHCSTNGTESLHNVTGQKCGHLFTDTPLPDLAVGLVLLAGSLIVLCTCLILLVKLLNSLLKGQVAKAVQKVINTDLPHPLSWLTGYFAMVVGAGMTFVVQSSSVFTSAITPLIGLGVISIERAYPLTLGSNIGTTTTAILAALASPRDKLASSFQIALCHFFFNISGILLWYPLPFTRLPIRMAKALGERTAKYRWFAVLYLIVCFLLLPSLVFGISMAGWRVLVGVGAPFLGLLFFVGLVNALQRRSPGRLPKWLQTWDFLPAWMHSLQPLDSLITRATLCCTDRCRSPDGWDERDGALAPTGPRDKARLGLDNPALSYPEEGSSPAARLGSPRLPSHGATRL, from the exons ATGTTCGGCTTCCTGTACCTCTTCGTGTGCTCCCTGGACGTGCTCAGCTCTGCGTTCCAGCTGGCCGGAG GCAAGGTGGCTGGCGACATCTTCAAAGACAACGCCATCCTCTCCAATCCCGTGGCCGGGCTCGTGGTGGGCATCTTGGTGACCGTGCTGGTGCAGagctcctccacctccacctccatcATCGTCAGCATGGTCTCCTCAGGGT TGCTGGAGGTGCGCTCTGCCATCCCAATCATCATGGGCTCCAACATCGGCACCTCTGTCACCAACACCATTGTGGCCCTCATGCAGGCCGGTGACCGCAGTGAGTTCAAACG GGCCTTCGCTGGCGCCACAGTGCACGACTGCTTCAACTGGCTGTCAGTGCTGGTCctgctgccactggaggtggtgAGCGGGTACCTGCACCACGTGACCCACCTGGTCGTGGCCACCTTCAACATCCGCAGCGGGAAGGACGCCCCCGACCTGCTGAAGATCATCACGGAGCCCTTCACCAGGCTTATCATCCAG CTGGACAAGTCGGTGATCACGGGCATCGCGACGGGGGATGAGAGCCTGCGCAACCGGAGTCTCATCCGCATGTGGTGTGGGCAAGCACCCCCACAG ACACCCGCTGTGGGGCTTGGAGCCCCCCCAAACTGCACGGCCCCTGGTCACTGCAGCACCAACGGCACCGAGAGCCTCCACAATGTCACGGGGCAGAAGT gcgGGCACCTCTTCACGGACACGCCGCTGCCGGAcctggccgtggggctggtgctgctggctgggTCCCTCATCGTGCTCTGCACCTGCCTCATCCTCCTGGTCAAACTCCTCAACTCCCTGCTCAAGGGGCAGGTGGCCAAGGCTGTCCAGAAGGTCATCAACACGG ACCTCCCGCACCCACTCAGCTGGCTCACTGGGTACTTCGCCATGGTGGTGGGCGCTGGCATGACCTTCGTGGTACAGAGCAGCTCTGTCTTCACCTCGGCCATCACACCCCTGATCG GCCTGGGGGTGATCAGCATAGAGCGCGCCTACCCGCTCACCCTCGGCTCCAACATcggcaccaccaccactgccatcCTGGCCGCTCTGGCCAGCCCCAGGGACAAGCTGGCCAGCTCCTTCCAG ATCGCCCTCTGCCACTTCTTCTTCAACATCTCCGGCATCCTGCTGTGGTACCCGCTGCCCTTCACCCGCCTCCCCATCCGCATGGCCAAAGCGCTGGGCGAGCGCACGGCCAAGTACCGCTGGTTTGCCGTGCTGTACCTCATCGTCTgcttcctcctgcttccctcGCTCGTCTTCGGCATCTCCATGGCAGGCTGGCGGGTGCTGGTTGGGGTGGGCGCgcccttcctcggcctcctcttcTTCGTGGGGCTGGTCAACGCCCTTCAgcggcgcagccccgggcgccTGCCCAAGTGGCTGCAGACCTGGGACTTCCTCCCGGCGTGGATGCACTCGCTGCAGCCCCTCGACAGCCTCATCACCCGGGCCACGCTGTGCTGCACCGACCGCTGCCGCAGCCCCGACGGCTGGGACGAGCGTGACGGTGCCCTGGCCCCCACCGGCCCCCGCGACAAGGCCAGGCTGGGGCTCGACAACCCTGCGCTCTCCTACCCCGAGGAGGGGTCCAGCcctgccgcccggctgggctcccCTCGCCTGCCCTCACATGGGGCCACCCGCCTTTAG